One window of bacterium genomic DNA carries:
- a CDS encoding MotA/TolQ/ExbB proton channel family protein produces MDSFIESFRWEADGALYMYAILVVGAFVIAIAIERAYFLMVKANINASKFMSEIRKLVRAGEYKKALALCDAAPEKALAQVVGASLRRVAEQEVTDFRSIQNSVDESTLEVIPRLNQRTGFLAMLANVATLLGLMGTIWGLILAFKAVSSAGIDAAEKARMLAAGISAAMNTTLMGLAVAIPSILIYTFLFNKTAKIIDEIDEHTVKLINLLTGNK; encoded by the coding sequence ATGGATAGTTTCATCGAGTCGTTCCGCTGGGAGGCCGATGGCGCACTTTATATGTATGCCATTCTCGTGGTCGGCGCCTTTGTGATCGCGATCGCAATTGAACGCGCCTATTTTTTGATGGTGAAAGCCAACATCAATGCCAGCAAGTTCATGTCGGAGATTCGCAAGCTCGTGCGCGCCGGTGAATACAAAAAGGCGCTGGCGCTGTGCGATGCCGCGCCCGAGAAGGCCCTGGCGCAAGTGGTCGGCGCCAGCCTGCGCCGCGTGGCGGAGCAGGAAGTGACGGATTTCCGTTCCATCCAAAACAGCGTGGATGAAAGCACGCTGGAAGTGATTCCGCGCCTGAACCAGCGCACCGGTTTTCTCGCCATGCTCGCGAACGTTGCGACCCTGCTCGGCCTGATGGGCACGATCTGGGGCTTGATCTTGGCCTTCAAGGCGGTTTCCTCCGCCGGCATCGACGCCGCCGAGAAAGCCCGCATGCTGGCCGCCGGCATCAGCGCCGCGATGAACACCACGCTCATGGGGCTGGCCGTCGCCATCCCCTCGATTCTGATCTACACTTTCCTGTTCAACAAAACCGCCAAGATCATCGACGAAATCGATGAGCACACGGTGAAGCTGATCAACCTTCTGACCGGGAACAAGTGA
- a CDS encoding biopolymer transporter ExbD gives MAFQPSKRRHIRQESTDLNLTPIMNLMVVMIPLLLSSAQFIKIGIIELNLPPAAGAAGTLGSSNAPKETQRNLDLTVSITDQGFYISSAAAVLTGSTATGPTIPVGGNGEYNFDALSQKLYEIKQKAGNGFSDAESIVIQAENKIRYQVLVSTMDAARSIRIDGTPVLLFPQVSLSAGII, from the coding sequence ATGGCTTTTCAACCCTCGAAGCGCCGGCATATTCGCCAGGAGAGCACCGACCTGAACCTCACTCCCATCATGAACCTGATGGTGGTGATGATTCCGCTGCTGCTGTCTTCCGCGCAATTCATCAAGATCGGCATCATCGAGCTGAATCTGCCGCCCGCGGCAGGCGCCGCCGGCACGCTGGGCAGCAGCAACGCGCCCAAGGAAACCCAACGCAATCTCGATCTCACGGTGTCGATTACCGATCAAGGATTCTACATCTCCAGCGCTGCAGCCGTGCTCACCGGCTCGACCGCAACCGGCCCGACGATTCCGGTCGGCGGCAACGGCGAGTACAACTTCGATGCGTTGTCGCAGAAGCTCTACGAGATCAAGCAAAAGGCCGGCAACGGGTTTTCCGACGCCGAATCCATCGTGATTCAGGCGGAGAACAAGATCCGCTATCAAGTTCTGGTCAGCACCATGGACGCCGCCCGGTCGATTCGGATCGACGGCACGCCGGTGCTGCTGTTTCCGCAAGTATCGCTGAGCGCCGGCATCATCTGA